In one window of Prevotella sp. E13-17 DNA:
- the pfkA gene encoding 6-phosphofructokinase, giving the protein MTKIKTIGILTSGGDAPGMNAAIRAVTRAGIYNGFNIKGIYRGYDGLIKGDVKLFTTEDVSGIINRGGTILKTARSKEFMTPEGLQQAYETCKKEEIDALVVIGGNGSLTGARNFGMEFDFPVIGLPGTIDNDLYGTDSTIGYDTTMNTIMECVDRIRDTANSHERIFFVEVMGRDAGFLAQNSAIASGAEAAIIPEDMTDVDQLSQFMGRGIRKSKKSCIVIVSESPKCGALYYADRVKKEFPEFDVRVSILGHLQRGGTPSAHDRILASRTGVGAIEAIKQGQRNVMVGIRNNEIVYVPFSECIRTDKPFDKKLIKVLDELSI; this is encoded by the coding sequence ATGACTAAAATAAAGACTATCGGTATCCTGACTTCTGGTGGCGATGCTCCCGGAATGAACGCTGCTATTCGTGCCGTGACACGTGCAGGCATCTACAATGGTTTCAACATCAAAGGCATCTATCGTGGATACGATGGACTGATCAAGGGCGATGTCAAGCTGTTCACCACCGAAGATGTCAGTGGCATCATCAACCGCGGTGGCACCATTCTGAAGACGGCACGTTCGAAAGAGTTTATGACACCGGAAGGACTACAGCAGGCCTACGAGACCTGTAAGAAGGAAGAGATCGATGCACTGGTGGTGATCGGCGGCAACGGCTCGCTGACAGGTGCACGCAACTTCGGCATGGAGTTCGACTTCCCCGTCATCGGTCTGCCCGGCACCATCGACAACGACCTCTATGGCACCGACTCTACCATTGGCTACGACACCACCATGAACACCATCATGGAGTGTGTGGACCGCATCCGCGACACTGCCAACTCGCACGAGCGCATCTTCTTTGTCGAGGTGATGGGACGCGACGCTGGTTTTCTGGCGCAGAACTCTGCCATCGCCAGTGGTGCAGAGGCTGCCATCATCCCCGAGGACATGACCGATGTTGACCAGTTGTCGCAGTTCATGGGCCGCGGCATCCGCAAGTCTAAGAAGTCGTGCATCGTCATCGTCAGCGAGAGTCCTAAGTGCGGCGCACTCTACTATGCTGACCGTGTGAAGAAGGAGTTCCCCGAGTTCGATGTGCGTGTGTCAATCCTTGGTCACCTGCAGCGCGGTGGCACACCGTCTGCCCACGACCGCATCCTGGCATCACGAACCGGCGTTGGCGCCATCGAGGCCATCAAGCAGGGGCAGCGCAACGTGATGGTGGGCATCCGCAACAACGAGATTGTCTATGTACCCTTCTCTGAATGTATCCGCACCGACAAGCCTTTCGACAAGAAGCTCATCAAGGTGCTCGACGAACTAAGCATCTAA
- a CDS encoding GreA/GreB family elongation factor, translated as MSYLCQRITKNGVANLREGKISIKSPIAQALLNKKVGDIVEVRVPAGIQRLRIESISL; from the coding sequence TTGTCGTACCTTTGCCAGCGAATTACGAAGAACGGTGTGGCCAACCTGCGAGAGGGTAAGATATCTATCAAGTCGCCCATAGCACAGGCTTTGCTCAACAAGAAGGTGGGCGACATCGTCGAAGTGCGTGTGCCGGCAGGCATACAGCGGCTTCGCATAGAGAGTATCAGTCTTTAA
- a CDS encoding Hsp20/alpha crystallin family protein: MLNGLMKSNGWFPTMFDDFFNTDFMPRANSTAPAVNVKESEKAYTMELAAPGIKKEYCRIGINDEGNLTIAIENKQEHKHEDKHHHYLRREFSYSNYEQNYVLPDDVVKDKISAKVEDGILTITMPKTEPKEKVTKAIEVS; the protein is encoded by the coding sequence ATGTTGAACGGATTAATGAAAAGCAATGGTTGGTTCCCAACAATGTTTGATGATTTCTTTAACACTGATTTCATGCCTCGTGCCAACAGTACAGCACCCGCAGTCAATGTCAAGGAGAGTGAGAAGGCCTACACGATGGAACTTGCAGCTCCAGGCATCAAGAAGGAATATTGCCGCATAGGCATCAATGACGAGGGCAACCTCACCATCGCCATTGAGAACAAACAAGAACACAAGCATGAGGACAAGCATCATCACTATCTGCGCCGTGAGTTCAGCTACTCTAACTACGAGCAGAACTACGTGCTGCCTGACGATGTTGTGAAGGACAAGATTTCTGCCAAGGTGGAGGACGGCATCCTGACCATCACGATGCCGAAGACCGAGCCGAAGGAGAAAGTCACCAAGGCCATTGAGGTCTCGTAA
- a CDS encoding M15 family metallopeptidase — MRPIYYFRLAVLMLGIYAVAACNENNDSRLLPTADSSQFVNLTDVVPDAILEIRYYGTYNFVGQRIDGYEQPTALLTKVAADSLRAVSDDVMAQGYRLKIYDAYRPQKGVDHFVRWATDVADTLMKQYFYPDLNKSVLFEQEYIYERSGHTRGSTLDLTLFDMKTEKELDMGGTFDWFGPESHPDFCGNPETGEYTGDNSKSPQGRSITEQQFANRMILRQAMMRHGFNPLDSEWWHFTLKNEPFPDTYFTFPVKQLN, encoded by the coding sequence ATGAGACCTATTTATTACTTCCGATTGGCAGTGCTGATGCTCGGCATCTATGCTGTGGCAGCCTGCAATGAAAACAATGACAGCCGGTTGTTGCCAACAGCCGACAGTAGTCAGTTTGTGAACCTGACCGACGTGGTGCCTGATGCTATTCTTGAGATACGCTATTATGGTACGTATAACTTTGTGGGACAGCGCATTGATGGCTACGAGCAACCCACAGCTCTGCTTACCAAGGTAGCTGCCGACAGTCTGCGGGCTGTGAGCGACGATGTGATGGCACAGGGCTACCGACTGAAAATCTATGATGCCTATCGCCCACAGAAGGGAGTGGACCACTTCGTGCGCTGGGCTACTGATGTGGCAGACACACTGATGAAGCAGTACTTCTATCCCGACTTGAACAAGAGCGTACTGTTCGAACAAGAATATATTTACGAGCGCAGCGGCCATACACGTGGCAGCACCCTGGATCTGACACTCTTCGACATGAAGACGGAAAAGGAACTCGATATGGGTGGCACGTTCGACTGGTTCGGACCTGAAAGCCATCCTGACTTTTGCGGCAATCCAGAGACTGGCGAATATACCGGTGATAACAGCAAGAGTCCGCAAGGACGCTCAATCACCGAACAGCAGTTCGCCAACCGTATGATTCTGCGCCAGGCCATGATGCGTCATGGCTTCAATCCTCTTGACTCCGAATGGTGGCACTTCACACTGAAGAACGAGCCATTCCCAGATACTTATTTTACATTCCCTGTTAAACAATTAAACTAA
- a CDS encoding flavin reductase family protein — translation MKQNIGQKLALYPTPATVVGTVGEGGKVNWLLVAHVGIVSHSKLLLSIHSSHHSVKAIDETKRLSINIIDEAFVSAADYTGTVSGAKTDKSAIFPYHLGEAGMPVIEQSPLVMECEVIDTYEIDGFKNYICTVLNTYVEEDKLDEKGKPDYVKLKPVLFEMPTYKYLRTGDIIGDCVKMGKAYGETIK, via the coding sequence ATGAAACAGAACATCGGACAGAAACTGGCACTCTATCCCACGCCAGCCACAGTTGTAGGGACTGTAGGAGAAGGGGGAAAGGTAAACTGGCTCCTCGTAGCCCATGTCGGCATCGTCAGCCATTCGAAGCTCTTGTTGAGCATACATTCTTCACACCACAGCGTGAAGGCCATCGACGAGACGAAGCGGCTCTCCATCAACATCATTGACGAGGCTTTTGTTTCTGCCGCCGACTATACGGGCACCGTCAGCGGAGCCAAGACAGACAAATCGGCCATCTTCCCCTATCATCTGGGCGAGGCAGGCATGCCTGTCATTGAGCAGTCACCGCTCGTGATGGAATGTGAGGTTATTGATACCTACGAGATTGATGGGTTCAAGAACTACATTTGCACTGTTCTCAACACATACGTTGAGGAGGACAAACTCGATGAGAAGGGCAAGCCTGACTATGTGAAACTGAAACCCGTGCTCTTCGAGATGCCCACCTATAAGTATCTGCGCACAGGCGACATCATCGGCGACTGTGTAAAGATGGGCAAGGCATACGGAGAAACGATAAAGTAA
- a CDS encoding NifB/NifX family molybdenum-iron cluster-binding protein — translation MTKLIAIPTRDGMVDDHFGHCAYYSIVTLDEQNQVVKQERLDSPEGCGCKSNIASVMQEMGITLMLAGNMGMGAYNKLSAHGITVVRGCHGTIEDVLQAYLNGELKDSLEACNHHDCNNHEEKPVYVMPTLGK, via the coding sequence ATGACGAAGTTAATAGCAATACCTACACGCGACGGCATGGTTGACGACCATTTCGGACACTGCGCTTATTATAGCATAGTAACACTCGATGAACAAAATCAGGTAGTAAAACAAGAGCGACTAGACTCGCCTGAAGGATGTGGCTGCAAATCGAACATAGCATCAGTTATGCAAGAGATGGGCATCACCCTGATGCTGGCTGGCAACATGGGGATGGGAGCCTACAACAAGCTGTCTGCTCACGGCATCACTGTGGTCAGGGGATGTCATGGAACAATTGAGGATGTGCTCCAGGCCTATCTGAATGGTGAACTGAAAGACTCTCTTGAAGCCTGCAATCATCACGACTGCAACAACCACGAAGAGAAGCCTGTGTATGTGATGCCGACATTAGGCAAGTGA
- a CDS encoding ATP-binding protein, which yields MIKRLLLPTVIVVLGLASCTKDKHSTCMLEEGIPHHADSVIQTVGDTRNVPLILSTIDSLEQEGELSKVRVIFYKTIAYNLREEYRTSFALYEQLNNINLKKLTDLCDVECYVYSYNNYVRLLCEMKRYDEALNVAFTVDKKLKAAGHNSFIDHHDIAQIIGNCQLNLGHTQKAAASYQRALQGIHNRLSIHSDPLDYRECQKTMNAIARIYIEKALYNEAAPWIQRQDSLYLLADKHPHRDSVFQDEMKAEICYCKALLAHAQGRNDEAEKAYNDYLSTQTSKVTGNIINNNEYLLQTQRYSEAADNYRLLDQYMLEGNLENDLENIGRYYIPKYQANMLAGRIDSALSIANRVAQIYDSALNQQKLSLAAEVAAVYDIQGKERQIAEQRSKLYQMRLVAITVCLFLIAVSFGIITLNHRNHLKKLRQEHRKLEDAYDKLDTTNHQLIEANKRAEESARMKTNFIQQISHEIRTPLNILTGFTQVLASPNIELGGENLQDISKKMVENSKRITDLIDKMLDLSDTNHEICDCCQDNVMPIEIATQAVEECGIKEASHLNFDIKLSQQAEAQHLITNKTHAVKALTLILDNARKFTRPAEATGVSVGSRKERVTLQIEVANNQICFIVEDTGIGVPPEEANHIFTEFVQLNEYYDGTGIGLSIARSLARGLHGDVILDTTYTAGARFVLTLPINH from the coding sequence ATGATAAAAAGACTTCTGCTACCGACCGTCATCGTGGTGCTGGGACTCGCATCCTGCACCAAAGACAAGCATTCTACATGTATGCTGGAGGAAGGCATACCGCATCATGCCGACTCCGTTATCCAAACTGTTGGCGACACGCGCAACGTGCCACTGATCTTGTCAACCATCGACAGTCTGGAACAGGAAGGAGAGTTATCAAAGGTCAGGGTCATCTTCTACAAGACCATTGCTTATAACCTCAGAGAGGAGTATCGCACATCGTTTGCACTCTACGAACAGCTAAACAACATCAACTTGAAGAAGCTGACGGACCTGTGCGACGTGGAGTGCTATGTTTATTCCTACAACAACTACGTACGTCTGCTCTGCGAGATGAAGCGCTACGACGAGGCTCTCAACGTGGCATTCACCGTAGACAAGAAGCTGAAGGCGGCTGGTCATAACTCTTTCATCGACCACCACGACATTGCTCAGATCATTGGCAACTGTCAGCTGAACCTGGGACATACACAAAAGGCGGCCGCCAGCTATCAACGAGCACTGCAAGGCATACACAACCGACTGAGTATTCACAGCGACCCGCTGGACTACCGCGAGTGCCAGAAAACGATGAATGCCATTGCTCGCATCTATATCGAGAAAGCGCTCTATAACGAGGCTGCACCATGGATTCAGCGACAAGACTCGCTCTATCTCCTGGCCGACAAGCATCCTCATAGGGATAGCGTCTTTCAAGACGAGATGAAAGCGGAAATCTGCTATTGCAAGGCATTGCTGGCTCATGCACAAGGCCGTAACGACGAAGCAGAAAAGGCCTACAACGACTACCTGTCAACGCAGACTTCTAAGGTGACAGGCAACATCATCAACAACAACGAATACCTATTGCAGACGCAACGCTACAGCGAGGCGGCCGACAACTATCGTCTGCTGGATCAATATATGCTCGAAGGCAATCTGGAAAACGACCTCGAGAATATTGGTCGCTACTACATCCCGAAATATCAAGCTAACATGCTGGCCGGCAGGATCGACTCGGCACTGAGCATCGCCAACCGCGTGGCTCAGATCTACGACTCGGCACTCAACCAGCAGAAGCTGAGCCTGGCGGCTGAAGTGGCTGCCGTCTATGACATTCAGGGCAAGGAGCGCCAGATAGCCGAACAGCGGTCGAAGCTCTATCAGATGCGACTGGTGGCCATCACGGTCTGCCTGTTCCTGATTGCCGTCTCCTTTGGCATCATCACCCTCAACCACCGCAACCACCTGAAGAAGTTGAGACAGGAACATCGGAAACTGGAGGATGCCTACGACAAGCTGGACACCACCAACCACCAGCTCATAGAAGCCAACAAGCGTGCTGAGGAGTCGGCAAGGATGAAGACGAACTTCATTCAGCAGATATCACACGAGATACGCACGCCACTGAATATCCTGACGGGCTTCACCCAGGTGCTGGCCAGCCCCAACATCGAATTGGGCGGTGAGAACCTGCAGGACATCAGCAAGAAGATGGTGGAAAACAGCAAGCGCATCACCGACCTGATAGACAAGATGCTGGACCTCAGCGACACCAACCACGAGATATGCGACTGCTGCCAGGACAACGTCATGCCCATCGAGATAGCAACGCAGGCCGTCGAGGAATGTGGCATCAAAGAGGCCTCGCACCTCAACTTCGACATCAAGTTGTCGCAACAGGCCGAGGCGCAGCACCTCATCACCAACAAGACACATGCCGTCAAGGCGCTGACCCTGATACTCGACAATGCCCGCAAGTTCACCCGCCCGGCCGAGGCCACAGGCGTGTCTGTAGGCAGTCGCAAGGAGCGCGTCACACTGCAGATAGAGGTGGCCAATAATCAGATATGCTTCATCGTGGAAGACACCGGCATTGGCGTGCCACCCGAGGAGGCCAACCACATCTTCACCGAGTTTGTGCAGCTCAACGAGTACTACGACGGCACGGGCATCGGCCTCTCCATCGCCCGCTCGCTAGCCAGAGGTTTGCATGGCGACGTCATCCTGGACACCACCTACACCGCCGGCGCAAGGTTTGTGCTAACACTCCCCATCAACCACTGA
- a CDS encoding YccF domain-containing protein — translation MKTLGNIIWIIFGGLHIALEYFIAGLILMITIIGIPFGLQSLKLGMLAIWPFGTKVKWKPSQPGCLSIFMNVLWFFVGGIWIWLTHIFYGLIFCITIIGIPFGKMHFRLSKLALSPFGKELS, via the coding sequence ATGAAGACATTAGGAAACATCATCTGGATCATATTCGGAGGCCTGCACATAGCCTTGGAGTATTTCATCGCAGGACTGATACTGATGATAACCATCATCGGCATCCCCTTTGGCTTGCAGAGCCTGAAACTGGGTATGCTGGCCATCTGGCCGTTCGGTACGAAGGTGAAATGGAAACCATCACAACCAGGCTGTCTGAGCATCTTCATGAATGTGCTGTGGTTCTTCGTTGGCGGCATCTGGATATGGCTCACCCACATCTTCTACGGTCTCATATTTTGCATCACCATCATTGGCATCCCATTCGGAAAGATGCACTTTAGGCTGTCAAAGCTGGCCCTTTCACCTTTTGGGAAAGAATTAAGTTAA
- the nhaD gene encoding sodium:proton antiporter NhaD: protein MSTLTLAIVIVFCIGYLFIAIESVTKINKAAIALLMLVATWTLFMISPDSYLPTAIGEQLAAVVSEVIERHLGSTSTTLFFLMGAMTIVELVDQNGGFNFVRDVMHTHSKRGLLWRITFMTFFLSAILDNLTTSIVMIMILRKLVSDHKDRIIYASLVIIAANSGGAFSPIGDVTTIMLWNKGVITALGVISELLIPSIVSMVIPAYVLSLTLKGSLTFTAEQAQTVQASDLTATQRKVIFFLGVGGLIFVPIFKSITHLPPFVGILLVLGVLWTVTEVFYAHLKEPEEKGAMQKRVSQMLSRIDMSTILFFLGILMAVACLETIGVLTMLGQGLNETFDGNHYLITGIIGMLSSIVDNVPLVAGCMGMYPVAPTGDMAVNGIFWQLLAYCAGVGGSMLIIGSAAGVVVMGLEKITFGWYMRHISWIAFVGYIAGILCYWVEKTYIF, encoded by the coding sequence ATGAGTACACTGACGTTAGCGATTGTCATCGTATTCTGCATCGGCTATCTCTTCATAGCCATTGAGAGCGTCACCAAAATCAACAAGGCAGCCATTGCCTTGTTGATGCTGGTGGCAACTTGGACTCTGTTCATGATTTCGCCAGACAGCTATCTGCCGACGGCCATTGGCGAACAGTTGGCCGCTGTGGTCAGCGAGGTCATCGAGCGTCATCTGGGCTCTACCTCCACCACGCTGTTCTTCCTGATGGGTGCCATGACCATCGTGGAACTGGTAGACCAGAACGGCGGCTTCAACTTTGTGCGCGACGTGATGCACACCCACAGCAAGCGCGGCCTGCTCTGGCGCATCACCTTCATGACCTTCTTCCTCTCGGCCATCCTCGACAACCTGACCACCTCTATCGTGATGATCATGATTCTGCGAAAGCTGGTCAGCGACCACAAGGACCGCATCATCTATGCCTCGCTGGTCATCATTGCTGCCAATTCGGGTGGAGCCTTTTCGCCTATTGGCGACGTTACCACCATCATGCTCTGGAACAAGGGTGTCATCACAGCATTGGGTGTCATCAGCGAACTGCTCATCCCATCCATCGTCTCGATGGTCATACCAGCCTATGTGCTCTCGCTCACGCTGAAGGGCAGCCTGACCTTCACCGCCGAGCAGGCACAGACCGTGCAGGCTAGCGACCTCACGGCCACGCAGCGTAAGGTCATCTTCTTTCTGGGCGTTGGCGGACTCATCTTCGTGCCTATCTTCAAGAGCATCACCCATCTGCCGCCGTTTGTGGGCATCCTGCTCGTGCTTGGCGTGCTCTGGACGGTGACGGAAGTGTTCTATGCCCACCTGAAGGAGCCAGAGGAGAAAGGAGCCATGCAGAAGCGTGTCTCTCAGATGCTGTCGCGCATCGATATGTCTACCATCCTCTTTTTCCTGGGTATCCTGATGGCTGTAGCCTGTCTGGAGACCATCGGTGTGCTGACCATGCTGGGACAAGGACTGAACGAGACATTCGACGGCAATCACTATCTCATCACTGGCATCATCGGTATGCTCTCGTCGATTGTAGACAATGTGCCTCTGGTGGCTGGATGCATGGGTATGTATCCCGTGGCTCCTACTGGTGATATGGCCGTCAATGGCATCTTCTGGCAGTTGCTGGCCTATTGCGCCGGTGTGGGCGGTTCGATGCTCATCATCGGCTCTGCTGCAGGTGTGGTGGTCATGGGGCTGGAGAAGATCACCTTCGGCTGGTACATGCGTCACATCTCTTGGATTGCCTTCGTGGGCTATATAGCCGGCATCCTGTGCTATTGGGTAGAGAAGACATACATCTTTTAA
- the greA gene encoding transcription elongation factor GreA, with translation MEYMSQEGYDKLVAELRHLENVELPQVRDAIAEARDKGDLSENFEYHAAKREQGRLLSQIRFRQRVLENARVIDKAVLNNDGIGLLNKVEMTNLANNARMTYTIASPHEANLREGKISIKSPIAQALLNKKVGDIVEVHVPAGIQRLRIESISL, from the coding sequence ATGGAATATATGTCACAAGAGGGCTACGACAAGCTCGTAGCCGAACTGCGTCATTTGGAGAATGTGGAACTGCCACAGGTGAGGGATGCCATCGCCGAGGCACGCGACAAAGGCGACCTCAGCGAGAACTTCGAATACCATGCTGCCAAGCGTGAGCAGGGGCGACTGCTCAGCCAGATACGGTTCCGCCAGCGGGTGCTCGAGAATGCCCGTGTCATCGACAAAGCTGTACTGAACAACGATGGCATTGGATTGCTGAATAAAGTAGAGATGACCAATCTGGCCAACAATGCCCGCATGACCTACACCATTGCCAGTCCGCATGAGGCCAACCTGCGAGAGGGTAAGATATCTATCAAGTCGCCCATCGCCCAAGCTCTTCTCAACAAAAAGGTGGGTGACATCGTCGAGGTGCATGTGCCAGCAGGCATTCAACGCTTGCGAATAGAGAGCATCAGCTTATAA
- a CDS encoding DUF5020 family protein — translation MRKTILSALMMLATCVSAQNVQLHYDFGRNIYSNEEAGRQKVTMTLEQFKADKWGSWFYFVDIDFSRKFTEAAYAEISREFNIGSKGFAAHVEYDGGLNKGGSFQQSALLGGAWNGHNADFSKTYSVQLMYKRYFKSYDYTNAYHSLQLTGVWGLNFADNWRFAGFIDFWRGEKADGHGQLVVLTEPQLWYNFNEHLSVGTEVELSNNFVYNEYNDKSFFVNPTLAVKWNF, via the coding sequence ATGAGAAAAACAATTTTGAGCGCGCTGATGATGCTCGCTACGTGCGTAAGTGCACAGAATGTACAGTTACATTATGATTTCGGTCGTAATATCTACTCTAATGAGGAGGCAGGCCGACAGAAGGTGACCATGACACTGGAGCAGTTTAAGGCAGACAAGTGGGGTTCGTGGTTCTACTTCGTGGATATCGACTTCAGCCGTAAGTTCACGGAGGCTGCCTACGCCGAAATCTCTCGTGAGTTCAATATCGGCAGCAAGGGTTTTGCTGCCCACGTGGAGTATGATGGTGGCCTTAACAAGGGCGGCAGCTTCCAGCAGTCGGCTCTGTTGGGTGGTGCTTGGAACGGTCATAATGCTGACTTCTCGAAGACTTACTCTGTGCAGTTGATGTATAAGCGCTACTTCAAGAGCTATGATTATACAAACGCTTACCACTCTTTGCAGTTGACCGGCGTCTGGGGACTGAACTTCGCCGACAACTGGCGCTTTGCCGGATTCATTGATTTCTGGCGTGGCGAGAAGGCCGACGGCCACGGACAGCTGGTTGTGCTGACCGAACCTCAGTTGTGGTACAACTTCAATGAGCATCTGAGTGTTGGTACCGAGGTGGAGCTGAGCAACAACTTCGTTTATAACGAATATAACGACAAGTCGTTCTTCGTAAACCCAACATTGGCTGTTAAATGGAACTTCTAA
- a CDS encoding CatA-like O-acetyltransferase, family 2, with amino-acid sequence MREVNPKDTSRAQAFELWMKAPNPMVTFFKTIDVTRLVRISRKKGYKFNMLLDWCIGKAASSVKEFYLLPVGDKLMQYDCLAVNTIVKNKEGEVSSCDILFNENIEVFSQQYMEYTLKVAESRTDRDLSDECMVIGTSAIIETEIDGAVGMNSGIFNNPFMIWGRYRKRWFRYELPISFQFHHTQMDGAHAGMFLSNLQEEINRLYK; translated from the coding sequence ATGCGTGAAGTAAATCCAAAAGACACCAGTCGCGCCCAAGCCTTCGAGTTATGGATGAAGGCTCCAAATCCGATGGTCACGTTCTTCAAGACGATTGATGTTACGCGATTGGTAAGAATAAGCCGGAAGAAGGGATACAAGTTCAACATGCTGCTGGACTGGTGTATCGGCAAAGCCGCTTCTTCCGTCAAAGAGTTCTATCTACTGCCTGTCGGCGACAAGCTAATGCAGTACGACTGTCTTGCAGTCAACACCATCGTCAAGAACAAAGAGGGCGAGGTTTCTTCTTGTGACATCCTCTTCAACGAAAACATAGAAGTGTTCAGTCAGCAGTATATGGAATACACACTGAAGGTTGCTGAAAGTCGCACTGACAGGGATTTGTCGGATGAGTGTATGGTTATTGGCACATCGGCCATTATAGAAACTGAGATAGACGGGGCCGTTGGCATGAATAGCGGGATTTTCAATAACCCGTTTATGATATGGGGACGATACAGAAAGAGATGGTTCCGGTACGAACTTCCTATATCTTTCCAGTTCCACCATACACAGATGGATGGTGCTCACGCAGGAATGTTCCTTTCCAATTTGCAAGAAGAGATAAATCGACTATACAAATAA
- a CDS encoding MBL fold metallo-hydrolase yields the protein MEWTVLSDNRTINPAFETEHGLSILLETEKHCILLDTGASDILIRNAERLGKDLSSVDYVFISHGHSDHAGGLKHFMDINKKAKVIVSPDAISGMFYSKRRYLHSITTEWPEFPQERLLQINHSGSIGDDIYVIAHIPHIHPMPEGNQHLFVQDKQGQYVHDDFRHELALYTKGLLFTGCAHSGLENILAACPLPVKMVVGGFHLLDNHEDEVKLTALSCRLTEAYPQTHFYTSHCTGDAAFAILQDVMRNKIHPFSCGTQNVTRFC from the coding sequence ATGGAATGGACGGTATTATCAGATAACAGGACCATCAATCCAGCTTTTGAAACAGAGCATGGTCTTTCTATCCTTCTCGAAACGGAGAAGCACTGCATCCTGCTCGATACGGGAGCCAGCGACATACTGATCCGCAATGCAGAGCGATTAGGGAAAGATCTCAGCAGTGTTGACTATGTATTTATCTCACACGGACATAGCGACCATGCAGGAGGACTGAAGCATTTTATGGACATCAATAAGAAGGCAAAGGTCATTGTCTCTCCCGATGCCATCAGCGGCATGTTTTATTCTAAACGCCGCTATCTGCACTCGATTACCACCGAATGGCCAGAATTCCCGCAAGAACGGTTGCTGCAGATTAATCATAGTGGTAGCATAGGCGACGACATCTATGTCATAGCACACATACCCCACATTCATCCAATGCCAGAAGGCAATCAGCATCTTTTCGTTCAAGACAAGCAGGGGCAGTACGTTCATGATGATTTCCGCCACGAGCTGGCTTTGTACACAAAAGGCTTGTTGTTTACAGGATGTGCTCACAGCGGGTTGGAAAACATCCTTGCAGCATGTCCGTTGCCGGTAAAGATGGTTGTCGGAGGATTTCATCTGCTCGACAATCATGAGGACGAAGTCAAACTCACAGCACTTTCCTGCAGGTTGACGGAAGCCTATCCTCAGACACATTTCTACACCAGCCACTGCACTGGTGATGCAGCGTTTGCCATTCTGCAAGACGTGATGAGAAACAAAATACATCCATTTTCTTGCGGAACGCAAAATGTAACACGTTTCTGTTAG